The sequence below is a genomic window from Colletotrichum destructivum chromosome 4, complete sequence.
GCTGGGTCCAAGACGAGGATAGAGGGGGGTggtcggaggggggggagaggagtagaggaggaggagaggaaagCAGTCACCGGCGGGCCACCCGAACGAAACTTCAGGAAAACCACAAGTCACAAGAAGCTAACATGATTTGGGTGAACAGGACATTTGGGTATGGAGACAATGAGCTTGTATTGTAAGTACCTGGTCTGAATGGTTTTCAAGAGGCAATCCTCTGCAAGATACGCACGACAATAAGACGGCAGactacttacctacctactctgGGAATTGAGCGAGAGACCGAGAAAACGGGGAGGAAACTCAATGGGCTCTGACAATACGGCCAGAGCCGACAGTCgaaccaaccaaccaaccaaccagcaGCTATTACGCGTGCAATTCCTGGTCCACTTCATGCTGGCCAGCGGCATCTGTAAGTGCGGCCCTTCTCCTGGAGGTAATTTGCGAGATGCATACGAACAGCAGTCTCGTCTCCAATGTTGCCGCCTACTTTTTTTTGTCCCCTCTCACTTTTCCCCCACCTCTCTCTTCCGCTTGAGAGGGGCCAAACTGGCAGTGGGGGTTTACAGCAGGCGAAGTGGGATGGGAGAGTGATACGTACCGGCTGCAAGCGCAAGTGTGGTGCTGCGGAATTGACTGAGATGGGACGGTATGAGTTGGAAAGCGGGGGGTACGTCGGTGAGGAAGCCTCcgtgggcggcgggctggagTCCGTGCGTAGGCAGCGCTGTGCCTTTCTCTCGGGCTAGTCGGCCTTTCTTTCTACAGCACTTCgcttcccccctccacctcctccatcaGTCTTTTTCTCTCGTACGTCTCCAAATATTACGCTACCGTAAAAATAAAATAGAGGACTTGGTGGGGTCTAACTTGGAGCAGAGACCAAGACTACGGCGCAACGACCAATCACTGCCCACTCCAATCCAACGCACCCTTCTGCCATTGGCCGTGTATGAACCAAGCCTGAACGAACTTCTCCCCTTTCGTCTCCTCCGAATATTTGACTCTTGTCCTGGATGCTACACACATCTTCACCCCATGTCGGGGGCTCCTCTCCACCCCGCCTCCGGTCGATGGCTGCGTCGCCTTCCCTAGTTGCTCCGTTTTTCGGTCCATGATCCATCTCTCTTCAGTGGACTATTTCTCATCCCTACCCTTGTCATCTCAAACTACTCTGTATGTTACCTTGACCACCATGCCACCACCCTGCTAGCCTTCGTGCCCACCACGACGCACCTAGGAAACCAAGCGCTGCTGCACTGGTGCCCTGCACCAAATCTTGGAAGTGCCCTTCCTCGAGTGGCCTGTCCAtggccggcgatggcctgGAAGTGGACCGATCGATCCAGCGTACGACTTTCACAACCCCGATACTgctgacgccgacgaggggaGGGCCCTTGTCCTCTGGGAAAAAGGCAATGAAAGCCGAAGCCTTCAAAACCACATGCCAGAAAAcacctcactcactcactcacttcgGCCACATCAGGACACCATTAACGTCTATCTGATGCACCTTCTGACAGCCGCCATCCAGCACCACCTCGACCTCAGATCATATGTGGTCTCGACTTCTGCGTTGTATATGGCGAAGGGGCCTTGCCAGTGCTGTCCTGTcctcttctcgacctcctgcACGACAACAGAAGAGTCGTCCCCAGCAACCGCCCACTCACCACCACTCTCCGAACTACGCTATGCAATGCTATGCTACACAAATTGTTGTTATACCGTCGCCTCCAGCTCCCACCATAGGTGATACATACCTTCGATATGAGTCTATATGCGCCGCACGCTCTCGAGAAACCCGACCTAGCTCCCCCCTTTGCTCACCTGTTGAATGACCGTGGGTGTGGTCGCGCGAACTGTCAGCTTGCCGTACGTAGTATGACCCATTATCGCCTTGTCTGAGGCAGCATACTCATTCCGTCCTGCACCAAAATTTGTTTTGCGCGCTGGAGAATGGTATGCCACGGGATTCGGGAGTCATTTCCCACATCCCACCATAAAGTTCTTGGCCAATGGCGGTGACCCGAATTCAGATCGGCAAGCATTTCAGATCTCTAACATGCACCGATGAGGCCCGAGGCGGACGCATTTGCCTGCGTCTTCCGCGGATGTATCCTCACCGGCCGCTTGCTTGGCTTATGTCTGCTTCGCAAATTACGGACACCAGACCGCCCAAGTTTTAATcctgtactctgtactctcCCAcgcagcgccggcggcaacatTGAAGAGCCTGTGCGTGGCCCGCTCTTGTTTGCCAGCATTCGAGCACGCATCAATCAGGCGAATTCTTTTCCAGCCCGGCGCGGGTTTCGACAACCGCTTGTGTAAGAGTATTTCGATACCAAAACCCAGCACTTCGGCCAAATCCAGCGGTAGAGACGCACCCCACACACTCGATGCAGACCAAGCAGGGGCTACCCCGTCGTTTTTTGCGTCTCGCGAAACGGAGTGGCTGAAAGGTTAATGTCATTGACGAGCAAGCTTTGAGCTTGCACCAATCAGCGAGTTGCATTTCAAAGAAGCCCTTGGCCGATGTCGCCTCGGTGCTTTGGGGGCCCCTGACAGGCCTCAGGAAGCCCTCCAAGGAACTGGACCTGGACCCTTCGAGGACAAGGGCATTACGAGCCATGCGGGTGATTGGGGAGGaagttgggggaggggaggggaggggaaggggccGTGAACACCCGTTTCTTCCTCGAAGCTGCGCCGCTTGCACATGCTACTGAGAGGCGTCGACAGTGACACTGTGTTAGTGCGTCAAACCAGCACCCGTCAGACTTGGATCGCCAGAGACAGCATGAGTAGATGTCTAGGGCCCGTTACACTAGATCTTCGACCAGCTTGCGTCATGGAGTCGACGAGGCGCATGCTCCGAGTTGTTTCCGAGGTGCGATACCGACTAGGAGCGGGTGGCACATCTCTTGTCTGCCTATCAACCCTCCGATCCCCGGAAGTTATGGCGTTGAGCACTGGACGACTGGCGGCCGACGGCAAACCGGGGGTGCGCTGCTTTTTGCTCAAGCGCCCGAGGCGTCGTTGCTATCGGATGCCGATGGACGGAGAGGCGGGTAAACAATGCCCCAAGACAGGAACCCGCTCGGCATTAAACACGTTGCTCGTGTCTGGCCTGCAGAGACAGCAGAGCGAGGCTCCCGATGAGACGCTTGCCATAGCCGCAAGCAATACGGGTTTTGGGAAAGGCTGGCCAATGGCGGGCAGCACCGAGCACATGCatctcgaggacggcggatGGGCGGAAGCCAGTCGACATTCCGTTGCCGCACAGAATGACAATCGAAAAAGGAAACAAGTCACCCTTCACACGCGGCACAtcgacgggcgaggcgggcgatAGGCAGTACTGGCAGCATTGCAGCGTCAGGAGTTGTTGCCCAACGCCGAAAGGGTTGCTGTCAAAAAATCGACAACGTGAAACTCAAGAAGCCGGCCAATCATGACGGAAGCCGCATCTTCAACCGTCTTATCTTGAACCAACCACGGCGGTCGATTGCTGCATTTGCATTCCACCttcagccagccagccagccagcgaGGCGTCCCCCCATGCCCAATGCGACCCCGCCGACCGGAAGAGTTCGAGATCTCGGTTCCTTGCTCAGCACTACCCTTGTGGTGTGGCCGCACAGACGTTTATGGTCTCTTGGCTTTTCAGAGCTGGAAGGTTGGAGGGCTGGAgggggcggagaggaggggtCTCTGGAGGAATTCCCACGTCCATATGGCCTGCCGGAGCGGCTGTGACcagaaaaaagagagacaTGCCCGCGCTCGGGGATAGACCGCGCTGGAGAGCCACGGAGCCACGGATCCCCTACGTCACAGACACCGTCAGGGTGCATGAGGCAGCCTGTCACAAACACACACTAGTCGGTGCAAAGACTTTCTAGGCTGGTTTGGCTTTTGTGAAGAATGTGTACATAATACTGCCAGGAGTAAGTGCCAGGAGTTAGGGTTTTCGCAGCTTTCGCAGTTTTCGCAGCTCAGTCATGTGCCAGCACATGTCTGTACTATCTTGATCATTGGCAGCTATCAGACAGCCTGGTGGATGGACGCATGCTgcaaaaaacaaaaaaagaagaaaaaagggaaagGTGCCAGCGGTTGACCATCTTTGCCCTTTCAGCATCCGAGCGCAACGGCGCGCCCCATCACAGCGAGAACACTGTGTGTCCAATTCTGGATTGACGGGCCCGTACATGCTGCTGGTACGGACGAAGACACCGACGAATGAACAAGTCTGTGAATGAAGTCGCAAATCAAACACAGGTCGACGGTCATACCCAGTATGCCGGCCCCGTCGCCCATAGCATGTTTAGCGGGTTTCTGGCCAGCGACTTGACTGACAGGAATCGAAAATGTCTCTGCCGGCGCTGggaacggggtgtccttgATCCATTGCGCATGTCTCTGTGGAGGTTCTCGTCCCATGACAAACCCGAAGCGAGCCTGTGTCCGGCATGGCATCTGCCATACATACCCCATCGCGCTAACCAAGCCCCCCCGAAGTCGGCTCGGCCGTTCCCCTCCAGCTAGGGCCGGGCGGGTGTAACCCCTGGCGGCGTCTTGGGCCCTATATCGGAGGGGCCACGCCCACACCCCCTATCCAGACCGCGTGCAGGGGGCGGGGACATGGCAGAGGGCAGAAACAACGGGCAGTAAAACAGCGAGCCCACCCGAGTGAGTCGAGTCATACCATGGGATCGTAAGGAATTCCCACAATGCAGAAATATGCATCTGAAACCTccaccagcaacagcacaGCCAATGCCAACAACTCCGATGTCAGCGCTATTCCGACTTTTCCCGACAAAAGACTTACCAGAGCGGCGCGGGGCAAATGGCGCGCTGGTCCCTCCCTCATTTCCCCGTCGCTGCGAATCAACGACGCAGAGTCGCACAAGCgcagagaaggagaggaagaggcgaaggggaaaagggaaaagggaaaaggagGCGGAAACACGGAAGCACTTGGAGACCCATGTATTGCCATTACCTCACAGAAATACTAACACTGGAACCGAGGAGACGTAACCGCCTTGGACCCCACGTAGGTTGGATGGAACCTGGCAGCAGCCAGAGAGGTGCCGCCAGCTCAAGGCTGGTTTTGTGGTCAGAGAATAAGGTGAGGCAGCAATCGTGGCGGTGGAAGAAGCCGCAGAcggagagatggagagggggaagagtCAGTCAATTCGGCCGACTAGCGCGGGGCGGCCAGATTCGGTCCTAGTTGGCCTACCTACTCCCACGGAGGTGGAGAGCTCCAGGCCATCCACACCTCATACTGCGACGAGGGCATCGTGAATGTCGTTTTGCAGTGTCCAAGAGGTGTCGTTGAATTAGATGGCAGTTGACCACATTTCTGGCGCCCGCAATGAAGCATCGTGACCTTTTGGCAGCAGGGATTAAGCGCGCTAGGCGCGACGCGTCTGCCAATGTGGGGTAGACCCTTGCCCGCCCCGGCAAGTACGTACTTCGACGAAATGTTTACTCGTGCAACCTCGCAACAGGCATCTACAGCGGGGATTCTTTTGATCGCAACAGAGCTCTCAACAGCTACCGATCGTCGCCAATTCAATCGAGGAGACGTCAATTCACCGTACACATACGCCACAAGAACCGCACGCCAATCCATCGCGCTGCTCAATTCTGGCATGGACAGGTAGACAGCCATGTTCGGCCTTCTCCCAGACTTGACGCCACGAGACGTAAGCTCATCCGCAATACTCCCCCCACCGCTACGTCCCTGTCGTCACAACATCCGGCTGACTCCGTCGCAAACAAACAGTCGCACTCGATCTGGTATACCTCCTCCCGCAACCCCGTAACCCaagccgccctcctcgaagCCCACGACCAGCGCGaaaacaacaataacaacaacaacaatcaTGGCGGCCCCTcccaacaacagcagcaacaacacagCTCGTCCTCGCGCCGCGCCGGTCAGCTGCTCATAGAACGATCAGCGCTCGCACGGCTTCGGATCGACGAGCAGCAGATGGACCGTCGCCGGCTGCACGTCCAGAACTTTGGCAGCACGTGGCTGAAGCCCCCTGGCGTGCCCAAGAGCCTACATCAGATTCGGGAGGAGCTGcgcgagcagcaggagcatGCCGAGGCCATGAGGCGGGAGCAGCTCGCgcaggagctcgccgacgccgaggccgcggggCAAGACGGGCTCGAGGATattgtcgagggcgaggagggagaagagccgcgggacctggacgacgagatcccggacgccgaggaaAGTTTCGGGTTCGATGGCGGAGAGGACAGTATGGCGGATGAGCTGTCGAGTAGTGAGGGCGGTATCATTGATAacggtggtggcggcggcggcagcaacagcagcgacgacgatgacgaggttgatgatgatgacgatgacgatgacgatgcgacggccgtcgatgaggatgagggcgagAGACGCGACGTGCTGGTCGCTGCGAGGATGCgcatggccgacgacgccttcCGACAGGCCATGGCCCggggcgacgtcgacggcgacgacatgTACGGCGCAGaagaggagctcgaggcctCGGGCCAGGGCGAcatgctcgacgaggaggacctcctcgcccccggccaaggcgtcggcgccgacgacgacttgGGTATGGACATGGACGccgacctggacgacgagatcccTGAGGCCAGAGATCTAAGCGGGGTGTACGAGCACACAGACTCGGAAGCCGAGTTGAGCATggtcagcagcagcgatGCACGCGGGGCGAcctccgacgaggaggaggacgacgatgatgtaGGGGACATCAGCTTCGCGCCGAGGGCAGCGCCGCTGAGGGCGCCGCTGAGTCCAACGGGGGACCGCGGGCGGGGGCTACgcctcgcggcggcgccgaggagcagTCTGGACCTCAGCGGGTTGCTGTCCGCGGATGGGAGCAGCATGATGGATAGTAGTCCGAACGTAAGGGCCTACAGGCGTTGATGACTGGTGACGTTCAGTACCGAGGGCGAGTgagcgagagggagagagggaaatgCTGAGTGGGATGAATCATGATACCCTCCCTTtgtttcttttgtttttattTCATGTTACTGTATAGCATGCACCGCGAATTACGAAGCGGCCCATACCAGGACAGTGAAGTCTTATGCCTTGGAAGCCAAGAAAGTACATCATTAAACAGCATACACGTTATTacgaagaagagaaagggaaaagaagaaaggaacGGGAAATGAGTAGATTTctcgccttcctcttcccagTACCGTCAGTGAACAAGAAACCAATCCACAACCACAGACAcctctcttctcccactTGATGCCAAGCTTGCATAACCCTAACCCTTTCTCTTGATGGGCAAACCACACCATGATCCCAGCTCCCCTTTCGATGCGTGCGGGAACGCCCTTCTCGTGATCGTCGTCCCTGCCATTCGTTCTCTCATGATCTCCCGCTTGCGATTGGCATACGGATCCCAGGACGTGGGGTGGGTGAAGCTAGGTTGGACGACTTGACATGGAGACGCCTCGAGACGCCTCACACGCAGAGCTGAGCCCCCCTTCTCGGACCTCGAACCGATACCAAGCCCGCCGCATGCCGTCGCTGGTACTTCTTCGAGATGGATGCTTCACCTCTTCCCGGTAAGTGTTGCAAGTAGGAATCCCGCGCATATAGGTAGCATACCGCCGCCCTACTATATATTGGAACCATGGGCGGCAGTCCCGTGAGCCTCGATACGGTTCTCGTGTATCACCCTTCCCATAGCAAGTTGTTTCTGATACACCTCTCCTCGGCGTTTCTTTGTTCGAAGACACCGGGTTGCGTTTGAGATTTTCTCTTTGTAAAattcttcttctcttcttcctctgtcCCCACCCGTGCTTTTCTCGCCTTCTTAGAATAGCCACACGTACATGAAGATGAAGCAtacggcggcgaagaagccgagccaGACCTTCCAGCCAACGCCAGTGCGCTCGGCCATGAGCAGCATGCGGTTCATGGTGCCGCGGATGCGCAGGCGCGTCGAGTCGAAGGTGTCGTtcatcttctcggcgagcGCCGAGGACTCGCGGATCTCGTCCCCGATGGCTACCGTCATCTGCGGAGCGAGGTGTCAGTCGGGGCGCTTGTCAGTTTCCAAGACAAGAGCTCGTCTGGGATGGACAACCATCCCTCCAGGGTGGGTGGGGGGATGAGGGGGAGACGTACGCTCTTCAAGATCTTGACCTTGCCCATGATGCCCTCGACCTGCGCGTCATTCTGACTCTCGAGCTCGTTCAGCACGGCGTCGCTATACTGGCCCCTACATATCGACACCCGTCAGCATATTGTCGCCGTGAaccatgtctctctctctctctctctctctctctctatccctCATCGCTGCTACAGCTGCCATGCCACCTCCACTCCCGGGCGTAGGGTGTCCGTACCGTTTATTCGGCGTCGCAGGCCGGAACCCCCGgcccccgtcgacgccgagatggCTCCCGCCCACGgatggcgcgggcggcgagctgcCTCCCGCGTATCCGTAGCCGTATCCACCACCAAGccccgagggcgaggcgctgACGGGTCGCCGGCCGTTGTCGCCGGTGTAGCCCTCGAAGAGGGCGCTGCGGGAGTCGCGCTGGTGCAGAGAGGAGGCGCCGAATCTGTGCATGGCGGGAGATCAAGGTCAGCTTCGTGCGTCTGTTTCAATGTGCGATCATTCGCGCAAAGGGGGAAAGTCGTCGCTGGGCGTTCAGGGGCGGGGAAGGTTGTGGGCGAGGTCACGATATGGAgacgtcatcgtcgccttCAGAGTCTCCCCCATGCGCCGACTCGGATTCCGTGGCTCACATAACCGTCCTGAGTCATCCGCGATCGTGTCCCCCGTTGCCAACGTAAGAATGCAGCTCCTGAGGCATGGGGAACAGGCGTCGCATGCCCGCGTCAGAGTCCATGCACCACTACGCACCTTGAAGACATGGTGTCCGGATCGTCGCGTCGTgcgcgcagcagcagcttcagCAACGAAGCTCCCTGAAAACGTCGCCAGAAATGGCGTGCAAACTGTGTGACTGTCTCCTTCGGCCTCGAATGATGAAACCCGGCGTCCGTGGTGTCTCGGGGCGGACGGAGCAGCTACCAGGAGCCTGAAAAGGGGGTCGCTGGTTGTCGAGCGTTCGAACGGTAACTTTTTATTTTGTGTCTTCTGTTCACCCCCTGGTTGGTTTGGCTTGTCATTCGAGGTCGGCTGTGCTGCTGCAGACCAGGGTGGGTTCGCCGAGAGATGCCAGTGGCTAAGACTCTAAGCTAAGGTCAACTGTAAATGTCGAGTCTCGGCTGGGCGATCTTTGGTTTGTCTTTTTAGCGGCCGGTCCCCTttgacttttttttttttgacgTTTTGCTTGGTCCGTTCAGCCCCTGTCTCTTGTATTAGGGGACGGGATCGGCGGTGGGTAGCAGAAAACAAGCCGGGCTGTAATTCATGcgtgggaaaggggaggaCTGAGTGTCGTCGACAAGAGTCTCTTGTGAGACGAGTCGTTGGGAAGTGAAGCGCGTAGCGTGGATTGAAAAAGGTTATCGCGTAAAGTGCCTGGTTACCTACCTATGTAGGGAGAACCGAGAAAGGTCCAATTTACAGGAGACGAGAAAAGCGTATCGGAGCGTCCCCATGCTGGTCCCTCGCCACGGCCATCTCCTTGAATATCTATTTGCATGTATGTGTGTACCTACGTACGTGTATTAACTTAGGTAATGTGTCGTCTCACCATCCAATCGAAAACGGTGACGAACCTAAAAAGTCGGTTTGCGATAGAGACACATTGTCGGATGGGGATGTAAGCGCGGATGCATGTCACTGGGTCCGGCGCTGGCCAAGAACGGAGCTGGCAGTCTTCTATAGACATCACTGTCTCGGTTTCACCTTGGCTTAGGTACCTGGGGTATGTATCTTACCGGCCGA
It includes:
- a CDS encoding Putative anaphase-promoting complex subunit 15/mnd2 produces the protein MFGLLPDLTPRDSHSIWYTSSRNPVTQAALLEAHDQRENNNNNNNNHGGPSQQQQQQHSSSSRRAGQLLIERSALARLRIDEQQMDRRRLHVQNFGSTWLKPPGVPKSLHQIREELREQQEHAEAMRREQLAQELADAEAAGQDGLEDIVEGEEGEEPRDLDDEIPDAEESFGFDGGEDSMADELSSSEGGIIDNGGGGGGSNSSDDDDEVDDDDDDDDDATAVDEDEGERRDVLVAARMRMADDAFRQAMARGDVDGDDMYGAEEELEASGQGDMLDEEDLLAPGQGVGADDDLGMDMDADLDDEIPEARDLSGVYEHTDSEAELSMVSSSDARGATSDEEEDDDDVGDISFAPRAAPLRAPLSPTGDRGRGLRLAAAPRSSLDLSGLLSADGSSMMDSSPNVRAYRR
- a CDS encoding Putative target SNARE coiled-coil domain, BET1, SNARE domain-containing protein, which codes for MHRFGASSLHQRDSRSALFEGYTGDNGRRPVSASPSGLGGGYGYGYAGGSSPPAPSVGGSHLGVDGGRGFRPATPNKRGQYSDAVLNELESQNDAQVEGIMGKVKILKSMTVAIGDEIRESSALAEKMNDTFDSTRLRIRGTMNRMLLMAERTGVGWKVWLGFFAAVCFIFMYVWLF